The following proteins come from a genomic window of Nitrospirota bacterium:
- a CDS encoding Fur-regulated basic protein FbpA has translation MRRIPIGEAEPGQTLAKAVTNGNGLPVLSEGAVLSDALIARLRRMGLAAIYVEGRALQEGESAKTLSELERELTRRFRKVAGDPLQDRIRAAIVRHLRTMYGAPAGERGEAP, from the coding sequence ATGAGGCGGATCCCCATCGGGGAAGCCGAGCCGGGCCAGACCCTCGCCAAGGCGGTCACGAACGGAAACGGCCTCCCCGTCCTCTCCGAGGGCGCCGTGCTGAGCGACGCCCTGATCGCCAGGCTGAGACGCATGGGACTCGCCGCCATCTATGTGGAGGGCCGGGCCTTGCAGGAGGGAGAGTCGGCCAAGACCCTATCCGAGCTGGAGCGGGAGCTGACGCGGCGGTTCCGGAAGGTGGCCGGCGATCCGCTCCAGGACCGGATTCGCGCGGCGATCGTCCGGCACCTCCGGACCATGTACGGAGCCCCGGCCGGTGAACGGGGAGAGGCGCCATGA
- a CDS encoding HDOD domain-containing protein, protein MTTLTGQPAMDEAAIRRRIESLGELPTLPHVVQKVVTMSNRYDTSAEDLGRIIEKDQVLTAKVLKLANSSYYGFPTRIASVSHAVVVLGLNVVKGLTLCATAFDMMKAAGMQRLWRHSLGVAMTSSILAARSGLKNLEEVFVAGLLHDFGKVVLDVKLSELAPHIEQAVHERDLYRTEAEQIVLGLTHADVAGLLASKWNLPASLRDPMVFHHRPTLARDAPKPTAVVHVADVLVKAMGCGDSGDDLVPALSHEAWKLVDLNDEDLSVCVARAAHEFETMDEYLL, encoded by the coding sequence ATGACGACCCTGACGGGCCAGCCCGCAATGGACGAAGCCGCCATCCGGCGGCGGATCGAAAGCCTCGGCGAGCTTCCCACCCTGCCCCACGTCGTGCAAAAGGTCGTCACGATGAGCAACCGGTACGACACGTCCGCCGAGGACCTCGGCCGGATCATCGAGAAGGACCAAGTGCTGACCGCGAAGGTCCTGAAGCTGGCCAACTCGTCCTACTACGGGTTCCCGACCCGCATCGCCTCCGTCAGCCATGCGGTCGTCGTGCTGGGACTGAACGTCGTGAAGGGCCTGACGCTCTGCGCGACCGCCTTCGACATGATGAAGGCGGCCGGCATGCAGCGGCTGTGGCGCCACTCGCTGGGCGTAGCCATGACGTCCAGCATCCTGGCGGCCCGCTCGGGGCTCAAGAACCTGGAGGAGGTGTTCGTGGCGGGGCTGCTGCACGATTTCGGGAAGGTCGTGCTCGACGTGAAACTGTCGGAGCTGGCCCCGCACATCGAACAGGCAGTGCACGAGCGGGACCTCTATCGAACCGAGGCGGAGCAGATCGTACTCGGGCTGACCCATGCCGACGTCGCCGGCCTGCTGGCGAGCAAGTGGAACCTGCCGGCCTCGCTCCGGGACCCCATGGTCTTTCACCACCGGCCGACCCTGGCGCGCGACGCGCCGAAGCCGACCGCGGTCGTCCACGTCGCCGACGTGCTCGTCAAGGCGATGGGCTGCGGCGACTCCGGCGACGACCTGGTGCCAGCCCTGTCGCACGAGGCCTGGAAGCTGGTCGATCTGAACGACGAAGACCTCTCGGTCTGCGTGGCCCGCGCCGCGCACGAGTTCGAGACGATGGACGAGTACCTGTTATGA
- a CDS encoding diguanylate cyclase, which produces MTAIATACRRVLLLHGDPSEASALGEVLGRCGFEVCAGDPGGAELDDLLHHPPTLILAAEGAGGRSVETLVRELKADPLLGQLPIVIMLREVRVDDVDWGALAVDDYVTVPYRPEEIVRRLRLCLSRQTRSLDANPLTRLPGNTSILRETARRIESGKPFAVGYLDIDNFKSFNDRYGYARGDEVLVVTCRLVTTAVSEQAGAEGFVGHVGGDDFVFLCDPAVIDGICQTIIKRFDLVIPDFYDTEDRLRGHIDSVDRRGNHEQFPIMTLSIAAVSSETDTITHPADVSLIVSQLKRHAKTFEGSTYVRDQRKGDRRRT; this is translated from the coding sequence ATGACCGCGATCGCCACAGCCTGCCGGCGGGTGCTGCTCCTGCACGGAGACCCGAGCGAAGCCTCTGCGCTGGGCGAAGTGCTGGGCCGGTGCGGGTTCGAGGTGTGCGCCGGCGATCCCGGCGGAGCCGAGCTGGACGACCTCCTTCACCATCCTCCCACCCTGATCCTGGCAGCGGAGGGAGCCGGGGGCCGCTCGGTCGAGACCCTGGTCCGGGAGCTGAAGGCCGATCCCCTGTTGGGGCAATTGCCCATCGTGATCATGCTCCGCGAGGTGCGCGTAGACGACGTGGACTGGGGGGCCCTCGCCGTGGACGACTACGTCACGGTTCCTTACCGGCCCGAGGAGATCGTCCGCCGCCTGCGCCTGTGCCTGAGCCGCCAGACCCGTTCCCTCGACGCGAATCCCTTGACCCGGCTGCCGGGCAACACGTCCATCCTCCGCGAGACGGCCAGGCGGATCGAGAGCGGCAAACCCTTCGCGGTGGGTTACCTGGACATCGACAACTTCAAGTCGTTCAACGATCGGTACGGCTACGCCCGGGGCGACGAAGTCCTGGTGGTCACCTGCCGTCTGGTGACCACCGCCGTGAGCGAGCAGGCCGGAGCCGAAGGCTTCGTCGGCCACGTCGGGGGCGACGACTTCGTGTTTCTCTGCGATCCGGCCGTGATCGACGGCATCTGCCAGACCATCATCAAGCGCTTCGACCTCGTGATCCCGGACTTCTACGACACCGAGGACCGGCTGCGCGGCCACATCGACTCCGTGGACCGGCGCGGCAACCACGAGCAGTTCCCGATCATGACGCTCTCGATCGCGGCCGTCTCGAGCGAGACCGACACGATCACCCACCCGGCCGATGTCAGCCTGATCGTGTCCCAGCTGAAGCGGCACGCCAAGACGTTCGAGGGCAGCACCTACGTGCGGGACCAGCGGAAGGGAGACCGGCGGCGGACCTGA